Proteins found in one Deltaproteobacteria bacterium CG11_big_fil_rev_8_21_14_0_20_49_13 genomic segment:
- a CDS encoding hydroxyacid dehydrogenase, producing the protein MNQKKTKSLTTTSGKGQFLVYSTENGEIKIDVRLENETVWLTQQLMAELFQTTKQNISLHIQNVFEESELTPKTTVKEYLTVRPEGNRDVQRNLEYYNLDMIISVGYRIKSAVATRFRIWATQKLKEYIVKGFVLDDERLKNPDQPFDYFEELTRRIQDIRTSERRFYQKITDIYATSIDYDPTQEISIDFFKTVQNKMHWAITGQTAAEIVHSRAKASKPNMGLTNWRGGKVRKQDVIIAKNYLNEDELAALNNLVEQYLIFAAGQAMRRIPMYMTDWITKLDAFLNINDRDILTHAGKVSHEMARELAEDEYEKFSILRMTEETNKESDFDRLVKKLPPAKKKGKKK; encoded by the coding sequence ATGAACCAAAAGAAAACGAAAAGCTTAACAACCACCAGCGGCAAAGGACAATTCCTAGTCTATTCCACAGAAAATGGCGAGATCAAAATCGATGTGCGACTGGAAAACGAAACCGTCTGGCTAACCCAACAACTCATGGCGGAGCTCTTTCAGACAACCAAGCAAAATATCAGCCTCCATATTCAAAATGTCTTTGAAGAATCGGAACTTACCCCAAAGACAACTGTCAAGGAATACTTGACAGTTCGACCGGAGGGTAACCGTGATGTGCAGAGAAATCTAGAATACTACAACCTCGACATGATTATCTCGGTTGGTTACCGAATCAAAAGTGCTGTGGCCACCCGCTTTCGCATCTGGGCTACGCAAAAGCTTAAAGAGTATATCGTGAAGGGCTTTGTCCTCGATGACGAGCGGCTCAAAAACCCGGATCAGCCTTTTGATTATTTTGAAGAACTGACCCGCCGGATTCAGGATATTCGGACCTCTGAGCGGCGCTTTTATCAGAAAATCACCGACATCTACGCCACCAGCATCGACTACGACCCCACGCAGGAGATCAGTATCGACTTTTTCAAGACCGTACAAAACAAAATGCACTGGGCCATTACGGGTCAGACAGCCGCTGAAATTGTTCATTCCCGTGCTAAGGCAAGCAAACCCAATATGGGGCTCACAAACTGGCGGGGTGGCAAAGTTCGCAAGCAAGATGTGATCATTGCCAAAAATTATTTAAACGAGGATGAGCTGGCAGCCCTTAACAACCTGGTGGAACAATACTTAATCTTTGCCGCAGGCCAAGCGATGCGACGCATCCCTATGTACATGACGGACTGGATCACCAAGCTCGATGCCTTTCTCAATATTAACGACCGCGACATTTTAACCCACGCCGGTAAAGTTTCACACGAAATGGCAAGGGAGTTGGCCGAGGATGAATACGAAAAGTTCAGCATTTTACGGATGACCGAGGAAACCAACAAGGAAAGCGATTTTGACAGACTTGTTAAAAAACTTCCTCCGGCCAAAAAGAAGGGAAAGAAAAAGTGA